Proteins encoded in a region of the Thunnus thynnus chromosome 8, fThuThy2.1, whole genome shotgun sequence genome:
- the adcyap1r1b gene encoding pituitary adenylate cyclase-activating polypeptide type I receptor: MSTAVISPLILALFFLLPLVSGQQVPINCVIKREEEKCMEMMALDDPGNEGCPWMWDNLTCWQAAKFGEVVEVNCPELFQFTSEEDFELGKVTRNCTETGWSDMFPHYVDACLYEEGNSTHSGKYYVSVKALYTVGYSTSLVSLTTAMVILCRFRKLHCTRNFIHMNLFVSFILRAISVFIKDSVLYTKEDSEHCFIHTLECRAVMVFFHYCVLSNYFWLFIEGLYLFTLLVETFFPEKRYFYWYIIIGWGTPTVCVTIWAVLRLHFDDIGCWDMNDNAAIWWVIKGPVLASIMINFVLFIGIIVILVQKLQSPDIGGNESSIYLRLARSTLLLIPLFGIHYTVFAFSPENVSKRERLVFELGLGSFQGFVVAVLYCFLNGEVQSEIKRKWRSWTVNRYFAVDLKHRHPSLASSGVNGGTQLSILSKSSSQIRMSSLQAENPAT; encoded by the exons GTTTCCGGCCAGCAGGTCCCGATTAACTGTGTGAtcaagagagaggaggagaaatgcATGGAAATGATGGCCTTGGATGATCCTGGGAACGAGG GGTGTCCGTGGATGTGGGACAACCTGACGTGTTGGCAGGCTGCCAAGTTCGGTGAGGTGGTCGAGGTCAACTGTCCCGAACTCTTTCAGTTCACGAGTGAAGAAGACTTCG AGCTGGGGAAGGTGACTCGAAACTGCACTGAGACCGGCTGGTCGGATATGTTTCCTCACTACGTTGACGCCTGTCTGTATGAAGAAGGAAACAGCACTCATTCG GGCAAGTACTATGTGTCAGTGAAGGCTCTGTACACTGTGGGCTACAGCACGTCTTTGGTGTCCCTCACCACAGCCATGGTCATCCTGTGCAGATTCAG GAAGCTCCACTGTACCAGGAACTTCATCCACATGAACCTATTTGTGTCATTCATCTTGAGAGCTATTTCTGTCTTCATCAAAGACAGCGTGTTGTACACCAAGGAGGACAGCGAGCACTGCTTCATACACACT CTGGAGTGTCGAGCAGTGATGGTGTTCTTCCATTACTGCGTCCTCTCGAACTACTTCTGGCTGTTCATCGAGGGTCTGTACCTCTTCACGTTGCTGGTGGAAACGTTCTTCCCTGAGAAGAGATACTTCTACTGGTACATCATCATCGGCTGGG GAACCCCCACAGTGTGTGTGACCATCTGGGCGGTGCTGAGGCTGCACTTTGATGATATCGG CTGTTGGGACATGAATGACAACGCTGCCATCTGGTGGGTGATCAAGGGACCTGTGCTGGCTTCAATTATG ATCAACTTTGTGCTCTTCATTGGTATAATCGTCATCCTCGTCCAGAAGTTACAATCCCCAGATATCGGAGGAAATGAATCCAGCATTTACCT GAGGTTGGCTCGCTCCACTCTGCTGCTGATTCCTCTGTTTGGGATCCACTACACCGTGTTTGCCTTCTCCCCCGAGAACGTCAGCAAGAGAGAACGTCTGGTGTTCGAGCTCGGCCTTGGATCCTTCCAG GGCTTCGTGGTGGCCGTCCTCTACTGCTTCTTGAACGGAGAG GTGCAATCGGAGATCAAGAGGAAATGGCGCAGCTGGACGGTGAACAGGTACTTTGCTGTGGACCTGAAGCACCGGCATCCTTCGCTGGCGAGCAGTGGGGTGAACGGGGGAACGCAGCTGTCCATCCTCAGCAAGAGCAGCTCGCAGATCCGCATGTCCAGCCTGCAGGCCGAGAACCCGGCCACCTGA